In the genome of Mycteria americana isolate JAX WOST 10 ecotype Jacksonville Zoo and Gardens chromosome 7, USCA_MyAme_1.0, whole genome shotgun sequence, one region contains:
- the F13B gene encoding coagulation factor XIII B chain isoform X4 — MRKEKKLSYSCMVGYTTETGNQDGRITCTAKGWSPVPQCYKKCNKPLLENGFFYGTEMYFKIHEKLQYKCNPGYHTPSGGTEDTVQCRPDGWSSQPSCTKKFELCRVPNLHHGSYFTAQQELRLNETLLYKCDEGYHTAGGNTTEEAVCRTHGWSLTPNCTKITCSSLSAVAHGGFYPVKKIYEEGDVVHFFCEENYSVSEFDLIQCYYFGWHPDPPVCEDVKNKCPPPPLPPHAHIVTVRRTYHNGDKVRIQCQSTFEIRGSEEIQCEKGKWTSPPICMGTMDKRESAAPPSLEANAAIRASKTYRNEDMKMQQDCTSPPVIKNGVVLGPLLTRYKNGSSVEYGCQRYHFLDGPSTAYCERGNWTEQPTCLEPCTLNVTDMNNNNIELKWRQEELIFLHGDLIEFECKQGYSFLQTTMPSPGRTQCNHGRLKYPKCIMQAPTEKCDSPPSIANGALTLPPLSQYDNGSSVQYSCSDYHFLQGSERIYCSEGQWTSPPVCIEPCTLSKNEMDKNNVLLQGFYENQVYFYHGDYVGFYCKQNHFGAESGTTLFQVQCKRGQLTYPRCVERGK, encoded by the exons ATGcgtaaggaaaaaaaactttcctaTTCTTGTATGGTTGGTTATACAACTGAAACTGGGAATCAAGATGGAAGAATAACTTGTACAGCAAAAGGATGGTCTCCAGTGCCACAATGCTACA aaaaatgtaataaacCTCTTttggaaaatggctttttttacgGTACAGAAATGTACTTCAAAATACATGAGAAACTGCAATACAAGTGTAATCCAGGCTACCACACTCCAAGTGGTGGTACTGAAGATACAGTACAATGTCGGCCAGATGGATGGTCCTCCCAGCCAAGCTGTACTAAAAAATTTG agtTGTGTCGAGTACCCAATTTACATCACGGCAGCTACTTCACAGCCCAACAAGAGCTTCGATTGAATGAAACACTGCTGTACAAATGTGATGAGGGATATCATACTGCAGGAGGAAACACTACAGAAGAAGCAGTGTGTCGAACACATGGGTGGTCCCTTACTCCAAACTGCACTA AAATAACTTGTTCCTCTTTGAGTGCAGTAGCACATGGAGGTTTCTATCCTGTGAAGAAAATCTATGAAGAGGGAGATGTAGTTCactttttctgtgaggaaaattaTTCTGTCAGTGAATTTGATCTAATTCAGTGTTATTATTTTGGATGGCATCCAGACCCTCCAGTGTGTGAAG atgtaaaaaataaatgtccTCCACCACCACTTCCTCCTCATGCCCATATCGTCACAGTTAGAAGAACATACCATAACGGAGACAAAGTTCGTATACAGTGTCAAAGTACCTTTGAAATAAGAGGATCTGAGGAAATCCAGTGCGAAAAAGGAAAATGGACATCACCCCCTATTTGTATGG GAACTATGGATAAACGGGAGTCTGCGGCACCACCATCACTCGAGGCAAATGCAGCAATAAGGGCAAGCAAAACCTATCGCAATGAAGATATGA AAATGCAGCAAGACTGTACCTCTCCACCTGTGATTAAAAATGGTGTTGTTCTTGGTCCATTATTGACACGTTACAAAAATGGTTCCTCAGTAGAATATGGTTGTCAACGTTACCATTTTTTGGATGGACCTAGTACTGCTTACTGTGAACGAGGAAACTGGACAGAACAACCAACTTGCTTAG AACCATGCACTCTTAATGTAACTGAtatgaacaacaacaacatagAGTTGAAATGGAGACAGGAAGAATTAATTTTCCTACATGGTGATCTCATAGAGTTTGAATGTAAACAAGGATACAGTTTTCTCCAGACTACCATGCCATCTCCTGGGAGGACACAGTGTAACCATGGCAGACTGAAATATCCGAAATGCATTATGCAAG CTCCTACAGAAAAATGTGACTCTCCACCTTCTATTGCAAATGGAGCTCTTACTCTCCCACCTCTGAGCCAGTATGACAATGGTTCTTCAGTTCAGTATAGTTGCTCTGACTATCATTTTTTGCAAGGATCTGAGCGTATCTACTGTTCTGAAGGACAGTGGACTTCACCACCAGTTTGTATAG AGCCCTGTACTTTGTCAAAAAACGAAATGGACAAAAATAATGTGCTGCTGCAAGGGTTCTATGAGAATCAAGTTTACTTTTACCATGGGGATTATGTTGGATTTTACTGTAAACAGAACCATTTTGGAGCAGAATCTGGTACAACTTTATTTCAAGTGCAGTGTAAGAGAGGACAGCTGACATATCCAAGATGTGTCGAAAGAGGAAAATAA
- the F13B gene encoding coagulation factor XIII B chain isoform X1: protein MILKESNNTWSFHRWWNLLMETVRKMRFRICFFFLVTMYSGKLFAEDKPCDLPHIENGKIAQYYYNFKSYYFPMRKEKKLSYSCMVGYTTETGNQDGRITCTAKGWSPVPQCYKKCNKPLLENGFFYGTEMYFKIHEKLQYKCNPGYHTPSGGTEDTVQCRPDGWSSQPSCTKKFELCRVPNLHHGSYFTAQQELRLNETLLYKCDEGYHTAGGNTTEEAVCRTHGWSLTPNCTKITCSSLSAVAHGGFYPVKKIYEEGDVVHFFCEENYSVSEFDLIQCYYFGWHPDPPVCEDVKNKCPPPPLPPHAHIVTVRRTYHNGDKVRIQCQSTFEIRGSEEIQCEKGKWTSPPICMGTMDKRESAAPPSLEANAAIRASKTYRNEDMKMQQDCTSPPVIKNGVVLGPLLTRYKNGSSVEYGCQRYHFLDGPSTAYCERGNWTEQPTCLEPCTLNVTDMNNNNIELKWRQEELIFLHGDLIEFECKQGYSFLQTTMPSPGRTQCNHGRLKYPKCIMQAPTEKCDSPPSIANGALTLPPLSQYDNGSSVQYSCSDYHFLQGSERIYCSEGQWTSPPVCIEPCTLSKNEMDKNNVLLQGFYENQVYFYHGDYVGFYCKQNHFGAESGTTLFQVQCKRGQLTYPRCVERGK, encoded by the exons atgattttgaaagaaagcaa taaTACTTGGAGTTTTCACAGGTGGTGGAACCTGTTGATGGAGACAGTAAGGAAGATGAGATTTagaatctgttttttcttcctagttACGATGTATTCAGGCAAACTCTTTGCAGAAG ataaACCTTGTGATTTGCCACACATAGAAAATGGAAAGATTGCCCAGTACTATTATAATTTCAAAAGTTACTATTTCCCTATGcgtaaggaaaaaaaactttcctaTTCTTGTATGGTTGGTTATACAACTGAAACTGGGAATCAAGATGGAAGAATAACTTGTACAGCAAAAGGATGGTCTCCAGTGCCACAATGCTACA aaaaatgtaataaacCTCTTttggaaaatggctttttttacgGTACAGAAATGTACTTCAAAATACATGAGAAACTGCAATACAAGTGTAATCCAGGCTACCACACTCCAAGTGGTGGTACTGAAGATACAGTACAATGTCGGCCAGATGGATGGTCCTCCCAGCCAAGCTGTACTAAAAAATTTG agtTGTGTCGAGTACCCAATTTACATCACGGCAGCTACTTCACAGCCCAACAAGAGCTTCGATTGAATGAAACACTGCTGTACAAATGTGATGAGGGATATCATACTGCAGGAGGAAACACTACAGAAGAAGCAGTGTGTCGAACACATGGGTGGTCCCTTACTCCAAACTGCACTA AAATAACTTGTTCCTCTTTGAGTGCAGTAGCACATGGAGGTTTCTATCCTGTGAAGAAAATCTATGAAGAGGGAGATGTAGTTCactttttctgtgaggaaaattaTTCTGTCAGTGAATTTGATCTAATTCAGTGTTATTATTTTGGATGGCATCCAGACCCTCCAGTGTGTGAAG atgtaaaaaataaatgtccTCCACCACCACTTCCTCCTCATGCCCATATCGTCACAGTTAGAAGAACATACCATAACGGAGACAAAGTTCGTATACAGTGTCAAAGTACCTTTGAAATAAGAGGATCTGAGGAAATCCAGTGCGAAAAAGGAAAATGGACATCACCCCCTATTTGTATGG GAACTATGGATAAACGGGAGTCTGCGGCACCACCATCACTCGAGGCAAATGCAGCAATAAGGGCAAGCAAAACCTATCGCAATGAAGATATGA AAATGCAGCAAGACTGTACCTCTCCACCTGTGATTAAAAATGGTGTTGTTCTTGGTCCATTATTGACACGTTACAAAAATGGTTCCTCAGTAGAATATGGTTGTCAACGTTACCATTTTTTGGATGGACCTAGTACTGCTTACTGTGAACGAGGAAACTGGACAGAACAACCAACTTGCTTAG AACCATGCACTCTTAATGTAACTGAtatgaacaacaacaacatagAGTTGAAATGGAGACAGGAAGAATTAATTTTCCTACATGGTGATCTCATAGAGTTTGAATGTAAACAAGGATACAGTTTTCTCCAGACTACCATGCCATCTCCTGGGAGGACACAGTGTAACCATGGCAGACTGAAATATCCGAAATGCATTATGCAAG CTCCTACAGAAAAATGTGACTCTCCACCTTCTATTGCAAATGGAGCTCTTACTCTCCCACCTCTGAGCCAGTATGACAATGGTTCTTCAGTTCAGTATAGTTGCTCTGACTATCATTTTTTGCAAGGATCTGAGCGTATCTACTGTTCTGAAGGACAGTGGACTTCACCACCAGTTTGTATAG AGCCCTGTACTTTGTCAAAAAACGAAATGGACAAAAATAATGTGCTGCTGCAAGGGTTCTATGAGAATCAAGTTTACTTTTACCATGGGGATTATGTTGGATTTTACTGTAAACAGAACCATTTTGGAGCAGAATCTGGTACAACTTTATTTCAAGTGCAGTGTAAGAGAGGACAGCTGACATATCCAAGATGTGTCGAAAGAGGAAAATAA
- the F13B gene encoding coagulation factor XIII B chain isoform X2: MILKESKWWNLLMETVRKMRFRICFFFLVTMYSGKLFAEDKPCDLPHIENGKIAQYYYNFKSYYFPMRKEKKLSYSCMVGYTTETGNQDGRITCTAKGWSPVPQCYKKCNKPLLENGFFYGTEMYFKIHEKLQYKCNPGYHTPSGGTEDTVQCRPDGWSSQPSCTKKFELCRVPNLHHGSYFTAQQELRLNETLLYKCDEGYHTAGGNTTEEAVCRTHGWSLTPNCTKITCSSLSAVAHGGFYPVKKIYEEGDVVHFFCEENYSVSEFDLIQCYYFGWHPDPPVCEDVKNKCPPPPLPPHAHIVTVRRTYHNGDKVRIQCQSTFEIRGSEEIQCEKGKWTSPPICMGTMDKRESAAPPSLEANAAIRASKTYRNEDMKMQQDCTSPPVIKNGVVLGPLLTRYKNGSSVEYGCQRYHFLDGPSTAYCERGNWTEQPTCLEPCTLNVTDMNNNNIELKWRQEELIFLHGDLIEFECKQGYSFLQTTMPSPGRTQCNHGRLKYPKCIMQAPTEKCDSPPSIANGALTLPPLSQYDNGSSVQYSCSDYHFLQGSERIYCSEGQWTSPPVCIEPCTLSKNEMDKNNVLLQGFYENQVYFYHGDYVGFYCKQNHFGAESGTTLFQVQCKRGQLTYPRCVERGK; the protein is encoded by the exons atgattttgaaagaaagcaa GTGGTGGAACCTGTTGATGGAGACAGTAAGGAAGATGAGATTTagaatctgttttttcttcctagttACGATGTATTCAGGCAAACTCTTTGCAGAAG ataaACCTTGTGATTTGCCACACATAGAAAATGGAAAGATTGCCCAGTACTATTATAATTTCAAAAGTTACTATTTCCCTATGcgtaaggaaaaaaaactttcctaTTCTTGTATGGTTGGTTATACAACTGAAACTGGGAATCAAGATGGAAGAATAACTTGTACAGCAAAAGGATGGTCTCCAGTGCCACAATGCTACA aaaaatgtaataaacCTCTTttggaaaatggctttttttacgGTACAGAAATGTACTTCAAAATACATGAGAAACTGCAATACAAGTGTAATCCAGGCTACCACACTCCAAGTGGTGGTACTGAAGATACAGTACAATGTCGGCCAGATGGATGGTCCTCCCAGCCAAGCTGTACTAAAAAATTTG agtTGTGTCGAGTACCCAATTTACATCACGGCAGCTACTTCACAGCCCAACAAGAGCTTCGATTGAATGAAACACTGCTGTACAAATGTGATGAGGGATATCATACTGCAGGAGGAAACACTACAGAAGAAGCAGTGTGTCGAACACATGGGTGGTCCCTTACTCCAAACTGCACTA AAATAACTTGTTCCTCTTTGAGTGCAGTAGCACATGGAGGTTTCTATCCTGTGAAGAAAATCTATGAAGAGGGAGATGTAGTTCactttttctgtgaggaaaattaTTCTGTCAGTGAATTTGATCTAATTCAGTGTTATTATTTTGGATGGCATCCAGACCCTCCAGTGTGTGAAG atgtaaaaaataaatgtccTCCACCACCACTTCCTCCTCATGCCCATATCGTCACAGTTAGAAGAACATACCATAACGGAGACAAAGTTCGTATACAGTGTCAAAGTACCTTTGAAATAAGAGGATCTGAGGAAATCCAGTGCGAAAAAGGAAAATGGACATCACCCCCTATTTGTATGG GAACTATGGATAAACGGGAGTCTGCGGCACCACCATCACTCGAGGCAAATGCAGCAATAAGGGCAAGCAAAACCTATCGCAATGAAGATATGA AAATGCAGCAAGACTGTACCTCTCCACCTGTGATTAAAAATGGTGTTGTTCTTGGTCCATTATTGACACGTTACAAAAATGGTTCCTCAGTAGAATATGGTTGTCAACGTTACCATTTTTTGGATGGACCTAGTACTGCTTACTGTGAACGAGGAAACTGGACAGAACAACCAACTTGCTTAG AACCATGCACTCTTAATGTAACTGAtatgaacaacaacaacatagAGTTGAAATGGAGACAGGAAGAATTAATTTTCCTACATGGTGATCTCATAGAGTTTGAATGTAAACAAGGATACAGTTTTCTCCAGACTACCATGCCATCTCCTGGGAGGACACAGTGTAACCATGGCAGACTGAAATATCCGAAATGCATTATGCAAG CTCCTACAGAAAAATGTGACTCTCCACCTTCTATTGCAAATGGAGCTCTTACTCTCCCACCTCTGAGCCAGTATGACAATGGTTCTTCAGTTCAGTATAGTTGCTCTGACTATCATTTTTTGCAAGGATCTGAGCGTATCTACTGTTCTGAAGGACAGTGGACTTCACCACCAGTTTGTATAG AGCCCTGTACTTTGTCAAAAAACGAAATGGACAAAAATAATGTGCTGCTGCAAGGGTTCTATGAGAATCAAGTTTACTTTTACCATGGGGATTATGTTGGATTTTACTGTAAACAGAACCATTTTGGAGCAGAATCTGGTACAACTTTATTTCAAGTGCAGTGTAAGAGAGGACAGCTGACATATCCAAGATGTGTCGAAAGAGGAAAATAA
- the F13B gene encoding coagulation factor XIII B chain isoform X3 has product MILKESNNTWSFHRWWNLLMETVRKMRFRICFFFLVTMYSGKLFAEDKPCDLPHIENGKIAQYYYNFKSYYFPMRKEKKLSYSCMVGYTTETGNQDGRITCTAKGWSPVPQCYKKCNKPLLENGFFYGTEMYFKIHEKLQYKCNPGYHTPSGGTEDTVQCRPDGWSSQPSCTKKFELCRVPNLHHGSYFTAQQELRLNETLLYKCDEGYHTAGGNTTEEAVCRTHGWSLTPNCTKITCSSLSAVAHGGFYPVKKIYEEGDVVHFFCEENYSVSEFDLIQCYYFGWHPDPPVCEDVKNKCPPPPLPPHAHIVTVRRTYHNGDKVRIQCQSTFEIRGSEEIQCEKGKWTSPPICMGTMDKRESAAPPSLEANAAIRASKTYRNEDMKYGCQRYHFLDGPSTAYCERGNWTEQPTCLEPCTLNVTDMNNNNIELKWRQEELIFLHGDLIEFECKQGYSFLQTTMPSPGRTQCNHGRLKYPKCIMQAPTEKCDSPPSIANGALTLPPLSQYDNGSSVQYSCSDYHFLQGSERIYCSEGQWTSPPVCIEPCTLSKNEMDKNNVLLQGFYENQVYFYHGDYVGFYCKQNHFGAESGTTLFQVQCKRGQLTYPRCVERGK; this is encoded by the exons atgattttgaaagaaagcaa taaTACTTGGAGTTTTCACAGGTGGTGGAACCTGTTGATGGAGACAGTAAGGAAGATGAGATTTagaatctgttttttcttcctagttACGATGTATTCAGGCAAACTCTTTGCAGAAG ataaACCTTGTGATTTGCCACACATAGAAAATGGAAAGATTGCCCAGTACTATTATAATTTCAAAAGTTACTATTTCCCTATGcgtaaggaaaaaaaactttcctaTTCTTGTATGGTTGGTTATACAACTGAAACTGGGAATCAAGATGGAAGAATAACTTGTACAGCAAAAGGATGGTCTCCAGTGCCACAATGCTACA aaaaatgtaataaacCTCTTttggaaaatggctttttttacgGTACAGAAATGTACTTCAAAATACATGAGAAACTGCAATACAAGTGTAATCCAGGCTACCACACTCCAAGTGGTGGTACTGAAGATACAGTACAATGTCGGCCAGATGGATGGTCCTCCCAGCCAAGCTGTACTAAAAAATTTG agtTGTGTCGAGTACCCAATTTACATCACGGCAGCTACTTCACAGCCCAACAAGAGCTTCGATTGAATGAAACACTGCTGTACAAATGTGATGAGGGATATCATACTGCAGGAGGAAACACTACAGAAGAAGCAGTGTGTCGAACACATGGGTGGTCCCTTACTCCAAACTGCACTA AAATAACTTGTTCCTCTTTGAGTGCAGTAGCACATGGAGGTTTCTATCCTGTGAAGAAAATCTATGAAGAGGGAGATGTAGTTCactttttctgtgaggaaaattaTTCTGTCAGTGAATTTGATCTAATTCAGTGTTATTATTTTGGATGGCATCCAGACCCTCCAGTGTGTGAAG atgtaaaaaataaatgtccTCCACCACCACTTCCTCCTCATGCCCATATCGTCACAGTTAGAAGAACATACCATAACGGAGACAAAGTTCGTATACAGTGTCAAAGTACCTTTGAAATAAGAGGATCTGAGGAAATCCAGTGCGAAAAAGGAAAATGGACATCACCCCCTATTTGTATGG GAACTATGGATAAACGGGAGTCTGCGGCACCACCATCACTCGAGGCAAATGCAGCAATAAGGGCAAGCAAAACCTATCGCAATGAAGATATGA AATATGGTTGTCAACGTTACCATTTTTTGGATGGACCTAGTACTGCTTACTGTGAACGAGGAAACTGGACAGAACAACCAACTTGCTTAG AACCATGCACTCTTAATGTAACTGAtatgaacaacaacaacatagAGTTGAAATGGAGACAGGAAGAATTAATTTTCCTACATGGTGATCTCATAGAGTTTGAATGTAAACAAGGATACAGTTTTCTCCAGACTACCATGCCATCTCCTGGGAGGACACAGTGTAACCATGGCAGACTGAAATATCCGAAATGCATTATGCAAG CTCCTACAGAAAAATGTGACTCTCCACCTTCTATTGCAAATGGAGCTCTTACTCTCCCACCTCTGAGCCAGTATGACAATGGTTCTTCAGTTCAGTATAGTTGCTCTGACTATCATTTTTTGCAAGGATCTGAGCGTATCTACTGTTCTGAAGGACAGTGGACTTCACCACCAGTTTGTATAG AGCCCTGTACTTTGTCAAAAAACGAAATGGACAAAAATAATGTGCTGCTGCAAGGGTTCTATGAGAATCAAGTTTACTTTTACCATGGGGATTATGTTGGATTTTACTGTAAACAGAACCATTTTGGAGCAGAATCTGGTACAACTTTATTTCAAGTGCAGTGTAAGAGAGGACAGCTGACATATCCAAGATGTGTCGAAAGAGGAAAATAA